The Tenuifilum thalassicum genome includes the window CATCATATTTCTTTACTTTTTACAAAGTTGATTCAAAACTCTTTTAAGCTCAACAAGGTTGAGCGGTTTGGTAAGGTAAGCATCAAAAACATCCTTATACAAATCGATGTCATCGTTAGTTGCATAGGCGGTTTGGGCAACAACAACAATATTGGGATTAATTTCTTTAATCTTTTTAGTTGCAGTAACCCCATCCATTCCATGCATTTTTATATCCATAAGGATTAAAGAGATTGTATTGTCTGATTTACATACATCCACTGCCTTTTGGCCATCATCAACATGCAATATTTCACAATCATAATCCTTTAACACCGCCCTTAATAGTCTGAAACTATTAATATCATCCTCTGCAATCAAAACAGTGCGTTTTGCTTTTTTCTCGCTCATAATTTATAGTATTAACCTATTTCCAACAGTTACCGGCTTATAAGGCACAGTAAAGAAGAAAGTAGCTCCTTTACCTAACTCCGATTTAACCCAAATTTTCCCATGCATGAGTTCTACATAACCCTTACAAATTGAAAGGCCAATTCCTGTGCCCCCGTATTGTGTTTGAATCGCTTCATCGGCTTGAGTAAATTGTTCAAAAATAAGTTCTAACTTACTCGAATCGATACCAATACCAGTATCACTTACAAAAAACTCAACAACATCATTATTAATGCTATAACCAAACTCAATCGTCCCCTCTTTGGTAAACTTGACGGCATTTGACAATAAATTATTGATAATTCTCCTTAGCTTAATTTTATCAACCAGAACAATTGCCTCGGGACCTGTGTGCGATTTGGAAGTATTTATCGTTATTTTGTTTTCATCAACAGAAATTTTAACCATTCCTTGGATGTCATCAATCAGCTGACTAAGATTTGTTGGAGATGGAGATAACCGTTCCAGCCCTGTTTCCAGGGATGAAATGGCAATAATATCGTTAATGATTGCGTTAAGCTGGTCGCTACTCTTTTTAATGATTTTTACGCTCTCTTTCTGTTCCTCATCAAGGTTTTCGTTTTGATGTAATAAAAGCTGTGTAAAGCCAATAATTGCATTCAAAGGAGTACGAATTTCATGGCTTAGATTATGGAGAAACAGAGTTTTTAGCTTATCGGCCGATTCCGCTCGTTCTTTGGCATTTATGAGATTTTTCTCATACCTAATCCTTTCAAATATGTTGAATATCAAATATGTGATTAAAAGCATGCCAACTATCAAAACACCAATTGATACATAGTACAAGTTGATTGAGCGAAAAGTAGCCTTACGCTTGCTTATTTCAACCATGATGTACCATGGATAGATATTTCCATTAAGCCCAATTGGGTATAATACCCTAAAAACCTCATCGTTAGCAATACGTGAAGTTGTTTCGTAGCTGTATTCTATGCCACTTTTTATCGCATAAGAAAATAAAGTATCATTTCTTTCGATATAGTTGTAAATATTTTCTCCAATCATGGAGGAGTCGTCATGTGCCACAATTTCACCAGTAGAAGCAATTAATGAAACCGTACCTGATTTTAGACGAAGATTTTTTAACTTCTGCTGTATTCTATTCAGGTCGATGTCAATGCCAACAATTCCATAAAATGTTGTGTCAATTATGATAGGAACAATCACCGAAGTTTCATAAAACACCTTTGGCAAGCCTGAGTAGCTGTAGTAGTAGGGTTCAAGTACCATTTCCCTCTTGGTTTCTTTGGGAATGGTGTAATAATTTTCAAGATACTCTTCGGGAGCTGTTATTTTTTCATCAAACAAAGAATCATGGAAATGAAAGCAGGCATAGGTAAAATGCCCCTCCGTGTCAAAATAAGGAGTGTTCTTATAATACCAATCCTTTCCATCAAATTTGTTTGGCTCCCACATTGTCCAAAATGCTAAATACTGAGGGTACTCTTTAGCATACCTCCTAAGCAAAGCCATAACCTCGTCTCTTTGCGCACCTTCATTCCTAATTAAAACTTCTTGCTTGGCAATTGACCGTAAAGTATACAATGCAGAAAGAAACAGGCTGTTTATCTCTGTAGCTGCATTTCGAGACTGTTGAATGGCTATCCACTTTGAATCTTCATAAGAATTTTCCCGCTGGTAGATACCTATATAAAAGTATAGAAAAATAAAAGCGCAAGCAGTTAGAACAGCTGCTACAATAGGTAAGGTAAGGGAAAGCTTTGTCTTTTTATCCATTCAGCAAAAAATAGAATTTAAGCAATACAAACAGGTAAGCGATAATAACATTGACATCAGCCACGTAGAATTTTTTCCAATTTACGGCCTTTTGCCAGCTCATCAACGAGTTTATCTAGATACCTAACCTTTCTTGTCAAAGTGTTCTCAATTGATTCAACCTGAACACCACAGACCTTACCAGTGATTAGATTTGCATTGGCGTTTAAATTTGCACCTGCAAAGAACTCCTCAAAAGTCACATCCTTGCTAATGAAATCTTGAATTTTAGCAGAATCATAACCAGTTAGCCATTCAATAACCTGGTCTAGTTCTTCTTTGGTGCGACCTTTCTTCTCAACTTTCTCTAAGTAAAGAGGATAAATCTTTGCAAATGACATTTTTGCTATGCGTTCATCAGTATTCATTTCTATAAAAATTACATTTGAATAGATTCAGTAATAATATCGTACGCAAGATTATGAAATTCTTGATCGAGCTGTATCCATTCTTTAAAATTCCGTCCAGTTATATTAAAAGGCGATGCAATGCCTTGATCAATATATTTTTTAACTAGTTGAGGCTTTGTCTTGATTACAATAGCATTGTTTTTTTCTAAATACATTGCCAAGAAATCTCCGTTGAACCTCAAGCATGGTTTGCGCATTATGGTTGACTCCTCAACTCCATCAATTTGCAACAACCTCTCTTTTAACGCATCAAAAGGATTCATAGTTACAGATGTTTTCAAAAAGTTATTTTAGTGGCACATTAAACATCCAGCTTATTCCAAATTTATCGTTCAACATTCCAAAATAGGCTCCCCAGAATGTTTCACCTAGAGGCATTACGACTTTCCCGCCTTGTGATAAAGCGTTAAAATATGAATCGGCTTCATCTTTTGAATTGCAATTAACTGAAATAGAAAAATTATTACCGACCTGAAGAGGATCACTCATGCCAGGAATAACATCGGAGCCCATTAGTATAGAATTCTCTCCCACTTTCAAACTTACATGCATTATCTTTTCAGAAAATTCTTCAGGAAGAGGAGGCATATTCTCCATTTGTGGCATTTCCTTATAGTAATTCAAATCGATAAATTCACCATGAAATATCTCTTTGTAAAATTCGAAAACTTCTTTACAGTTTCCGTTAAAATTCAAATAAACATTGATTGTTGCCATAGTCATTAAGTTTTAGTTATGTAAAAGAAAATTTGTTCCGATAATCAAGGGGTGAACTCCCCGTAAACTTTTTAAAGATTTTTCTGAAAGCCAGCGGGTCTTCGTAGCCCACCTTATTAATAATTTGGGAAACGGTTAAGTTAGATGTTTCTAACTTTTTCTTT containing:
- a CDS encoding response regulator, encoding MSEKKAKRTVLIAEDDINSFRLLRAVLKDYDCEILHVDDGQKAVDVCKSDNTISLILMDIKMHGMDGVTATKKIKEINPNIVVVAQTAYATNDDIDLYKDVFDAYLTKPLNLVELKRVLNQLCKK
- a CDS encoding sensor histidine kinase, encoding MDKKTKLSLTLPIVAAVLTACAFIFLYFYIGIYQRENSYEDSKWIAIQQSRNAATEINSLFLSALYTLRSIAKQEVLIRNEGAQRDEVMALLRRYAKEYPQYLAFWTMWEPNKFDGKDWYYKNTPYFDTEGHFTYACFHFHDSLFDEKITAPEEYLENYYTIPKETKREMVLEPYYYSYSGLPKVFYETSVIVPIIIDTTFYGIVGIDIDLNRIQQKLKNLRLKSGTVSLIASTGEIVAHDDSSMIGENIYNYIERNDTLFSYAIKSGIEYSYETTSRIANDEVFRVLYPIGLNGNIYPWYIMVEISKRKATFRSINLYYVSIGVLIVGMLLITYLIFNIFERIRYEKNLINAKERAESADKLKTLFLHNLSHEIRTPLNAIIGFTQLLLHQNENLDEEQKESVKIIKKSSDQLNAIINDIIAISSLETGLERLSPSPTNLSQLIDDIQGMVKISVDENKITINTSKSHTGPEAIVLVDKIKLRRIINNLLSNAVKFTKEGTIEFGYSINNDVVEFFVSDTGIGIDSSKLELIFEQFTQADEAIQTQYGGTGIGLSICKGYVELMHGKIWVKSELGKGATFFFTVPYKPVTVGNRLIL
- a CDS encoding DUF2200 domain-containing protein; protein product: MNTDERIAKMSFAKIYPLYLEKVEKKGRTKEELDQVIEWLTGYDSAKIQDFISKDVTFEEFFAGANLNANANLITGKVCGVQVESIENTLTRKVRYLDKLVDELAKGRKLEKILRG
- a CDS encoding VOC family protein, encoding MATINVYLNFNGNCKEVFEFYKEIFHGEFIDLNYYKEMPQMENMPPLPEEFSEKIMHVSLKVGENSILMGSDVIPGMSDPLQVGNNFSISVNCNSKDEADSYFNALSQGGKVVMPLGETFWGAYFGMLNDKFGISWMFNVPLK